In the genome of Paenibacillus pabuli, one region contains:
- a CDS encoding ABC transporter permease codes for MKHSISILLKSPKFMIGAVTFVGMLLLVTIYPLMNRSDPLEMIAMAFQPPGDGLLLGSDNFGRDIFLELMYGIQTSIRVGLIAGVFATVIGLVMGLVSGYIGGMLDNFLTAITNIFIVIPSFIILILISVSIDSRSSLVTAIIIGITSWPWTARAVRAQTTSLRSRDHVHIAKISGHSTPRIIIHEILPYIASYVVMAFVLQTASGILSEASISMLGLGPYNTISLGILMNWALVFEAPVAGAWWAFIPAALAIAVITFSLYLMNTGMDEIFNPKIRS; via the coding sequence ATGAAGCATTCGATCTCGATTTTGCTGAAGTCACCCAAATTCATGATCGGTGCGGTGACTTTTGTAGGCATGCTGCTCTTGGTTACGATCTACCCGCTCATGAATCGCAGCGATCCCCTGGAGATGATTGCGATGGCGTTCCAGCCGCCGGGTGACGGCCTGCTGTTAGGATCGGACAATTTTGGACGGGACATCTTCCTTGAATTGATGTACGGCATCCAGACGTCGATACGCGTGGGGCTGATTGCGGGTGTATTTGCGACCGTTATCGGTCTGGTTATGGGCCTGGTGTCTGGTTATATTGGAGGGATGCTGGATAACTTTCTGACGGCAATTACCAATATTTTTATCGTTATTCCTTCGTTTATTATTCTGATCCTGATCTCGGTCAGCATTGATTCACGCAGCTCTTTGGTGACGGCGATCATTATCGGGATAACCAGCTGGCCATGGACGGCCCGGGCTGTGCGAGCCCAGACGACATCTCTGCGCAGTCGGGACCATGTGCATATTGCGAAAATTTCGGGACACAGTACGCCGCGTATCATTATCCATGAGATTTTGCCGTATATCGCGTCTTATGTGGTGATGGCTTTTGTGCTCCAGACGGCGTCGGGCATTCTGTCTGAAGCCTCCATCTCCATGCTGGGACTGGGGCCGTATAATACGATCTCGCTCGGTATTTTGATGAACTGGGCATTAGTGTTTGAAGCGCCGGTAGCAGGGGCGTGGTGGGCATTCATTCCTGCGGCGCTGGCCATTGCCGTCATTACCTTCTCGCTTTATCTGATGAATACGGGCATGGACGAAATTTTCAATCCGAAAATAAGGAGCTAA
- a CDS encoding ABC transporter ATP-binding protein: MNQPILQVSGLKTYYRTRLKENVFAVDGVEFGLKEGQTLGIAGESGCGKSTLALSLMGFYFPPLHYGSGSIQINGTDIMQLSKEQLRSRILGKEIAYIPQAAMNALNPTLRIIRFIEDIMKEHRPEMKRPDVRKMAAERFQSLNLSPNVLDMYPNELSGGMKQRTVIAISTILNPNVLIADEPTSALDVTSQKAVIRLLKDLLKRKVIKSLVFITHELPLLYHVTDEIMVMYAGEIVERGTAEQMIFNPLHPYTRKLMGSIIVPEEGMKEHKLAAIPGAPPNLKNVPEGCRFAERCTLVTDECRQGKIENIHVDGRIYRCLLTPEMLEQIREQEQDGHVEQEGVNVEPQKREQNQEEKGSHKEDVRDVQADTDDIADQ; this comes from the coding sequence ATGAACCAACCTATACTTCAGGTCAGCGGTCTCAAAACCTATTACCGTACCCGGCTCAAGGAGAACGTCTTTGCCGTCGATGGGGTGGAGTTTGGACTGAAAGAGGGGCAGACGCTGGGCATTGCAGGGGAATCGGGCTGTGGCAAATCGACGCTGGCGCTTAGCCTGATGGGTTTTTATTTCCCGCCGCTTCATTATGGCAGTGGTTCGATCCAGATTAATGGTACCGATATTATGCAGCTGAGCAAAGAGCAGCTTCGTTCGCGGATTCTGGGCAAGGAAATTGCCTATATTCCGCAGGCCGCTATGAATGCACTGAACCCAACGCTGCGGATTATCAGGTTTATTGAAGACATTATGAAGGAGCATCGCCCGGAGATGAAACGGCCGGATGTGCGGAAGATGGCTGCGGAGCGCTTCCAATCCCTGAATCTGTCGCCGAATGTGCTGGATATGTATCCCAATGAATTGTCCGGCGGTATGAAGCAAAGAACGGTCATCGCCATCTCAACGATTCTGAATCCGAACGTGCTGATTGCGGATGAACCTACTTCGGCACTGGATGTAACCTCCCAGAAGGCGGTCATTCGTCTGTTGAAGGATTTGTTGAAACGCAAGGTAATTAAATCACTGGTATTCATCACGCATGAGCTGCCGCTGCTGTACCATGTCACGGATGAAATTATGGTCATGTATGCCGGGGAGATTGTGGAACGAGGCACGGCAGAGCAGATGATTTTCAATCCACTGCATCCATACACTCGTAAACTGATGGGCTCCATCATTGTACCAGAAGAGGGCATGAAGGAGCACAAGCTGGCTGCCATTCCCGGTGCACCACCGAATCTGAAGAACGTGCCGGAAGGCTGCCGCTTCGCAGAGCGCTGTACACTGGTGACCGATGAGTGCCGCCAGGGCAAAATCGAGAACATTCATGTCGATGGGCGCATATATCGCTGTCTTTTGACACCCGAGATGCTGGAGCAGATTAGGGAGCAGGAGCAAGACGGTCACGTAGAGCAGGAGGGTGTGAACGTAGAGCCCCAGAAAAGGGAACAAAACCAGGAGGAGAAAGGCTCACACAAAGAAGATGTCCGAGATGTTCAAGCCGACACAGACGATATCGCAGACCAATAA
- a CDS encoding ABC transporter ATP-binding protein, whose translation MAMGKVLISGRHLTKVYGTGNRKKAAVDDVSFDFHEGEIISIVGESGSGKTTLAKMIMGLLKETGGAIEYDGKPRQLKRYRERKAYWKDIQAIFQDPFSSFNVFHRVEKLLVDCIKLQGLKLNKDEEYAKMKEACSFVNLKFEELYNKYPFELSGGQMQRLMIARIFMLHPKVLIADEPTSMVDACSRSTILDMLLKLRDENRMTIVFITHDVGLAYYVSDTICIMEHGRMVEAGRAEEVIHHAEHPYTKQLINDVPKIHSPWVLD comes from the coding sequence ATGGCGATGGGCAAGGTGCTGATCAGCGGCCGCCATCTGACCAAAGTGTACGGTACAGGCAATCGCAAAAAGGCAGCGGTGGACGATGTGAGCTTTGATTTTCATGAAGGGGAGATTATTTCCATTGTGGGCGAGAGTGGCAGTGGCAAGACTACGCTTGCGAAAATGATCATGGGCTTGCTCAAGGAAACGGGTGGAGCGATCGAATACGATGGCAAGCCCAGACAGCTGAAGCGGTATCGTGAGCGTAAAGCCTATTGGAAGGATATCCAGGCCATTTTCCAGGACCCGTTCTCTTCGTTCAATGTATTTCACCGGGTGGAGAAGCTGCTGGTGGACTGTATCAAACTTCAGGGGCTGAAGCTGAACAAAGACGAGGAATATGCCAAAATGAAGGAAGCGTGTTCCTTCGTCAATCTGAAGTTCGAGGAGTTATACAATAAATATCCGTTTGAGCTGTCCGGTGGACAGATGCAGCGGCTCATGATTGCCCGCATATTCATGCTGCATCCCAAGGTGTTGATCGCCGATGAACCGACATCCATGGTGGATGCCTGCTCGCGTTCAACGATTCTGGATATGCTGCTGAAGCTGCGCGACGAGAACCGCATGACCATTGTGTTTATTACACACGACGTGGGTCTGGCTTATTATGTGAGCGACACAATCTGCATTATGGAACATGGACGAATGGTGGAGGCAGGGAGAGCAGAGGAGGTCATACACCATGCGGAGCATCCCTATACCAAGCAATTAATCAATGACGTACCCAAAATTCATTCGCCCTGGGTGCTCGATTGA
- a CDS encoding HU family DNA-binding protein, with protein sequence MDKEQLITEVAKNGGFSKKNAEKAVTVVLDSILEALKEGKEVQLVGFGKFEVRNREARMGKSRRTGKEIQLPAGKVPVFTAGLTMKEALN encoded by the coding sequence ATGGACAAAGAACAATTGATCACAGAAGTAGCCAAAAACGGCGGATTCTCCAAAAAGAATGCTGAAAAGGCTGTAACCGTTGTGCTTGATTCAATTTTGGAAGCATTGAAAGAAGGCAAAGAGGTTCAACTGGTTGGATTCGGCAAATTCGAAGTGCGTAATCGTGAAGCACGTATGGGTAAAAGCCGCCGAACTGGTAAGGAAATTCAGCTTCCAGCAGGTAAGGTTCCCGTATTCACAGCAGGGTTAACGATGAAAGAAGCTTTAAACTAA
- a CDS encoding cold-shock protein, whose amino-acid sequence MQTGTVKWFNADKGFGFIETEEGTDVFVHFSAIQGDGFKTLDEGQRVQFEVTQGNRGPQAENVTKV is encoded by the coding sequence ATGCAAACAGGTACAGTAAAATGGTTTAACGCGGACAAAGGATTTGGCTTTATCGAAACTGAAGAAGGAACAGACGTATTCGTTCATTTCAGTGCAATTCAAGGCGACGGTTTCAAAACATTGGATGAAGGACAACGCGTCCAATTTGAAGTAACTCAAGGTAACCGTGGTCCACAAGCTGAGAACGTTACTAAAGTTTAA
- a CDS encoding tyrosine-type recombinase/integrase, whose protein sequence is MDKGSGTSVQVEMVVQEFIYMLTIQGELTPKTLKEYASDLKHFTEWYKRNDSWGEEISFHIEDVHTSTLVSYREDSRRVMQLKPSTINRRLITLKRFFKWAASESRINSDPSKPLKFIPEDKVSPRRMTTEEERSFISAVEDGNSLRDQTILTLMFHTGMRTMEICNLAPDDIELGKRSGRLTVRADKRNGQRKIPLNMTCIALLKMYMNGLAPDSPYLFPSEKTSDRLTERALRHLIKKVMTTAGLEGLSSHDLRHRFGYAMAEHTPLHRLAEMMGHVNPDTTMIYMKGLNANLSLSAEEDGETETH, encoded by the coding sequence ATGGATAAGGGTTCTGGTACTTCGGTACAAGTGGAAATGGTTGTGCAGGAATTCATATATATGCTTACGATCCAGGGAGAATTGACACCCAAAACCTTGAAGGAATATGCGAGTGATTTGAAGCATTTTACCGAATGGTATAAAAGGAACGATTCTTGGGGGGAAGAGATTTCATTTCATATCGAAGATGTGCATACATCGACTTTGGTCAGTTACCGGGAAGATTCACGAAGGGTAATGCAATTAAAACCATCTACCATTAATCGCAGACTGATTACATTGAAGCGTTTTTTCAAGTGGGCTGCATCGGAATCCAGGATCAACAGTGATCCTTCCAAACCTTTGAAGTTCATTCCGGAAGACAAGGTTAGCCCCCGCCGAATGACAACCGAGGAAGAACGATCATTCATCTCTGCCGTCGAGGACGGCAACTCGCTTCGGGATCAGACCATCCTTACGCTCATGTTTCATACCGGTATGCGAACGATGGAGATATGCAACCTCGCTCCCGATGATATTGAATTGGGCAAACGAAGCGGGCGACTTACCGTGCGGGCCGATAAACGAAACGGTCAACGGAAAATTCCGCTGAACATGACATGTATTGCTTTGCTGAAGATGTACATGAATGGCCTCGCACCGGACAGCCCTTACCTGTTTCCTTCCGAGAAAACCAGTGATCGCTTAACGGAGAGGGCGCTGCGCCATTTGATCAAAAAGGTGATGACTACAGCCGGTCTGGAAGGGCTAAGTTCCCATGACCTGCGTCATCGGTTCGGATACGCTATGGCCGAGCATACACCACTACATCGCTTGGCAGAAATGATGGGGCATGTTAATCCCGACACAACGATGATTTATATGAAAGGGTTAAATGCCAATTTATCTTTGTCGGCAGAAGAGGATGGAGAAACGGAAACGCATTAA
- a CDS encoding response regulator — protein sequence MYRVLLVDDEEDVREGLVVEVDWEALDLRIVGLAENGREALEMAERVEPDIVVTDISMPFMDGLELAKRLRERNPLVKVVILTGYDEFDYARQAVSLSVDEYLLKPFSAGHLTELLTRLRAQMAAEVAEREDVQQLRDHYYTSLPLLQADLMATLLHRQKSPEYIHGKAKQCGLNLHGERYGVSVLTLHMDGDQSEDAELKQFAALNIAAEVWTEHGAGHAFMHQETIVLLFVDRWGGEDGEKRQQQALENVMRSINHYLRIPATVGSGSIVNTLAGVKHAYEDALLALDYRLVPGTDPLIYIADVERQTAGKLRFDELKQQTLTRCLKAGTQAELEDALEIIFREITVEHGRSDIQLYLIEVLTNVWKAAQASGEAMEDIFGAGFQLYADLFRLPGLSEAQSKVHEVCLLVQHRIASGRQHVYKDIVEQALSFTKEHYADPDLSIQKVCAHLHISSGYFCGIFKKEVQLTFLQYLMQIRMEAAKELLRSTELKSFEIAGQVGFAEPNYFSFCFKKHIGVSPKEYRKQTALTASEGSNR from the coding sequence GTGTACCGGGTATTGCTGGTGGATGATGAAGAGGACGTACGCGAAGGGTTGGTCGTAGAGGTAGATTGGGAAGCGCTTGATCTGCGCATTGTTGGTCTCGCGGAGAATGGCCGGGAGGCACTGGAGATGGCGGAGCGTGTGGAGCCGGATATTGTGGTAACGGATATCAGCATGCCATTTATGGATGGACTGGAACTTGCCAAAAGGCTTCGGGAGCGCAATCCACTCGTGAAAGTGGTGATTTTGACCGGATATGATGAATTTGACTACGCCCGGCAAGCGGTTTCGCTGAGTGTGGATGAATATTTACTGAAGCCTTTCTCGGCAGGTCATCTGACCGAACTGCTTACAAGGTTGCGTGCGCAGATGGCGGCTGAAGTGGCAGAGCGAGAGGATGTACAGCAGCTGCGCGACCATTATTATACAAGCCTGCCCCTGTTACAGGCGGACCTGATGGCCACTTTGCTGCACCGGCAAAAATCGCCGGAATATATCCATGGCAAAGCAAAGCAATGCGGACTGAATCTGCACGGTGAACGCTATGGTGTATCCGTATTGACCCTGCACATGGACGGAGATCAATCTGAGGATGCGGAGTTAAAGCAATTTGCTGCGCTGAACATTGCCGCAGAGGTATGGACAGAACACGGGGCCGGACATGCTTTTATGCATCAGGAGACGATTGTGCTGCTCTTTGTAGATCGATGGGGGGGAGAAGATGGGGAGAAACGACAGCAGCAGGCGCTGGAAAATGTAATGCGCAGCATCAATCACTATCTGCGTATCCCCGCCACTGTTGGATCGGGTTCGATCGTGAACACACTGGCAGGTGTGAAGCATGCATATGAGGATGCACTACTGGCACTGGATTATCGGCTTGTTCCGGGGACAGATCCACTTATCTATATTGCAGATGTGGAGCGGCAGACGGCGGGTAAACTGCGTTTTGACGAGTTGAAGCAGCAAACGCTGACACGTTGTTTGAAAGCAGGTACGCAGGCGGAGCTGGAGGATGCGCTAGAGATCATTTTCCGGGAAATTACGGTGGAGCATGGGCGGAGTGACATTCAGCTGTATTTGATTGAAGTTTTAACAAACGTTTGGAAAGCAGCTCAGGCATCGGGCGAGGCCATGGAGGATATTTTTGGGGCAGGGTTCCAGTTGTATGCCGATTTGTTCCGTTTGCCGGGGTTGTCTGAGGCACAAAGTAAGGTGCATGAGGTCTGTCTGCTCGTACAACATCGCATTGCCAGCGGAAGGCAGCATGTATACAAGGATATTGTGGAACAGGCATTGTCGTTTACCAAAGAACACTACGCCGATCCGGATCTGTCCATCCAGAAAGTATGTGCGCATCTGCATATCAGCTCAGGATATTTTTGTGGCATTTTCAAAAAAGAAGTTCAGCTCACCTTCCTGCAATATCTGATGCAGATCCGGATGGAGGCGGCCAAGGAGCTGCTTCGATCCACGGAGCTGAAGTCGTTTGAGATTGCAGGGCAGGTAGGCTTCGCCGAACCGAATTATTTCAGTTTTTGTTTTAAGAAACATATCGGCGTCTCGCCCAAAGAATACCGCAAACAGACTGCACTAACAGCTAGTGAAGGTTCAAACCGATGA
- a CDS encoding cache domain-containing sensor histidine kinase: protein MRALWLRLRSRLRSSKVSSIRFIITWSFSVFIVLVMTIMAMLLHDKFTQAAERSAELTTRQIVDQVSYNLEDYVRSMSHLYRAIEEHMLRDGTWEGDQVDKQLDTLLSSREDIISITLLDSTGHLLKNRPSAELKPSAHVTQQGWFQSALRVPDHLSFSLPHIQNMYTGPYKWVVSMSKGITIRQNGQDRKVILLVDINFKQMDELSRRVSLGQRGYVYIIDESAGNIVYHPQQQLMYMGLKSENIEQALVATGSYEDEADGQKRLNTVKSVANIGWKIVGVAYLDEIMTTRQEVNGYLIRVLLVVLVLVILVSLFLSSSLTRPIRRMERKMKAVERGDFNVELPIEGPLEVERLSRRFNLMVYKIRTLMSEIIHEQEQKRRLELEALQAQINPHFLYNTLNSVVRMVGMSRNEEVITMITSLSRLFRISLSQGKTIITVREELEHAHHYLTIQQMRFKRKFDFSMNADEDTLDCLTLKLVLQPLIENAIVHGIEYHMDEGCIEIRVYREDDKLVFRITDNGVGMTEEQMSKLLTGSPIEKSGAGSGVAVRNVHDRIQLYYGEAYGLEFDSELEEGTTVWIRIPIQGEREEDDVHEVK from the coding sequence ATGAGAGCCCTTTGGCTTAGGCTGCGCTCCAGGTTGCGTTCATCAAAAGTCAGCAGCATCCGCTTTATTATTACGTGGTCCTTCTCTGTTTTCATTGTATTGGTGATGACCATCATGGCGATGCTGCTGCATGACAAATTCACACAGGCCGCGGAACGAAGTGCGGAGCTGACGACGAGGCAGATCGTGGATCAGGTCAGTTACAATCTGGAGGATTATGTCCGCAGCATGTCGCATCTATATCGGGCAATTGAAGAGCATATGCTGCGGGATGGCACGTGGGAAGGGGATCAGGTCGACAAACAGCTCGATACGCTGCTCAGCAGCCGCGAAGATATCATCTCCATTACGTTGCTGGATTCAACAGGGCATTTGCTTAAGAACAGGCCTTCAGCCGAATTAAAACCGAGTGCCCATGTGACACAGCAGGGGTGGTTTCAATCTGCACTCCGAGTGCCGGATCACCTTAGTTTCTCGCTGCCTCATATTCAGAACATGTACACGGGCCCTTACAAATGGGTTGTTTCCATGAGCAAAGGCATTACCATACGCCAAAATGGTCAGGATCGGAAGGTCATTCTGCTGGTGGATATCAACTTCAAACAAATGGACGAACTGAGCCGCCGGGTCAGTCTGGGGCAGCGGGGATACGTCTACATTATCGATGAAAGTGCAGGCAATATCGTATACCATCCGCAGCAGCAATTAATGTACATGGGGCTCAAAAGTGAAAATATCGAACAGGCGCTGGTTGCAACCGGCAGTTATGAAGATGAGGCGGACGGGCAGAAAAGGCTGAACACGGTCAAGTCTGTCGCCAATATCGGATGGAAAATTGTTGGTGTGGCCTATCTGGATGAGATTATGACAACCCGCCAGGAGGTCAATGGCTATCTCATACGAGTACTGCTGGTTGTGTTGGTTTTGGTCATCCTCGTCTCGTTATTCCTCTCTTCCAGTCTGACACGTCCGATCCGGCGGATGGAACGAAAGATGAAGGCCGTGGAGCGAGGGGATTTTAACGTGGAGCTGCCCATTGAAGGGCCGCTGGAAGTGGAACGTTTATCCCGCCGTTTTAATCTGATGGTCTATAAAATCCGTACTCTGATGAGTGAAATCATTCATGAACAGGAACAGAAGCGTCGTCTTGAACTGGAAGCTCTACAGGCTCAGATCAATCCGCACTTCCTGTACAACACGTTGAATTCGGTCGTGCGCATGGTGGGCATGAGCCGGAATGAGGAAGTCATTACGATGATTACTTCGTTATCCCGATTGTTTCGCATCAGTCTCAGTCAAGGCAAAACGATTATTACGGTCAGGGAAGAACTGGAGCACGCCCACCATTATCTGACGATTCAGCAGATGAGGTTCAAACGAAAGTTCGATTTCAGCATGAATGCGGATGAGGATACCTTGGACTGCCTGACACTTAAGCTCGTGCTTCAGCCACTCATTGAAAATGCGATTGTGCATGGCATTGAATATCATATGGACGAGGGATGTATTGAGATTCGGGTATACCGGGAGGACGACAAGCTGGTATTTCGTATTACGGATAATGGAGTCGGCATGACGGAAGAGCAGATGTCAAAACTTTTGACAGGCAGTCCTATCGAGAAAAGTGGTGCAGGATCAGGTGTGGCTGTACGCAATGTGCATGATCGAATTCAGCTCTATTATGGCGAAGCTTACGGTCTTGAATTTGATAGTGAGCTGGAGGAAGGCACAACCGTCTGGATTCGGATTCCGATCCAAGGGGAACGAGAGGAGGACGATGTTCATGAAGTCAAATAA
- a CDS encoding sugar ABC transporter substrate-binding protein, translating to MKSNKINRTDWIGHLVMNIKMGTRLEVIRVRVPILRYMGITAAICCLLLCMACGMNNTQPIGSPPRIALITPAGTGELAEAIRLGAEAAAKEAGAELITVEAFPSEGLTYAPSNPDFTAGQGKVKQEHLQNGIYPLSEREQAQVDAVSLALEQGAAALLIDPLSGKALSDIIQKAQAKDVNGGGFPVILLNDEFPVKGITSVISMDNVDAGRQAGQAMAVLLGGQGSVALLGPDPVNPVLINREQGVVESLAQYPDIHVKTQAVCSTRDSCWQAAKQLLDQQQVDGLIALQEPASLGAADELNRRTSENRGNKVKIVGFGSEQQQLEQLQEGRIQHLIVQNGFSAGYLGVNQAVARLNNQLVQARVTLETKLVSTDNMFWMDNQKLLFPFVQ from the coding sequence ATGAAGTCAAATAAGATTAATAGAACGGACTGGATTGGGCATCTGGTTATGAACATAAAAATGGGCACTCGCTTGGAAGTTATTCGGGTGAGAGTCCCTATACTTCGTTATATGGGCATAACAGCAGCCATCTGCTGCCTGTTGTTATGTATGGCGTGTGGGATGAACAACACTCAACCGATTGGATCACCGCCGCGTATTGCACTGATTACGCCAGCGGGAACCGGAGAACTCGCAGAAGCGATACGTCTTGGGGCAGAGGCGGCTGCCAAAGAAGCGGGGGCGGAGCTGATTACGGTGGAGGCCTTTCCCTCCGAGGGGTTAACTTACGCCCCATCCAACCCTGACTTCACAGCAGGACAGGGAAAGGTCAAGCAAGAGCATTTGCAAAATGGAATTTATCCGCTGAGCGAGCGTGAACAAGCCCAGGTGGATGCAGTCTCGCTGGCACTGGAACAGGGAGCAGCGGCCCTGTTGATCGATCCCCTGAGTGGGAAGGCACTAAGTGACATCATTCAGAAGGCACAAGCGAAGGATGTCAACGGAGGGGGTTTCCCCGTCATTTTGCTGAATGACGAGTTTCCTGTAAAAGGGATAACAAGTGTGATCTCAATGGATAACGTTGACGCTGGACGGCAGGCAGGTCAGGCCATGGCTGTGCTTCTGGGAGGACAAGGAAGCGTAGCTCTCCTTGGGCCTGATCCTGTAAATCCTGTTCTGATTAACCGGGAGCAAGGGGTAGTGGAATCACTGGCTCAGTATCCGGACATTCATGTAAAGACCCAAGCCGTATGCAGCACACGTGATAGTTGCTGGCAGGCCGCGAAGCAGCTGCTTGACCAGCAACAGGTGGACGGATTGATTGCCCTTCAGGAACCTGCTTCTCTGGGGGCAGCGGATGAACTGAATCGACGTACGTCCGAGAATAGGGGAAACAAGGTGAAGATTGTGGGATTTGGCAGTGAACAGCAGCAGTTAGAGCAGTTACAGGAAGGCAGAATTCAGCACTTGATTGTGCAAAACGGATTCAGCGCAGGTTATCTTGGTGTGAATCAGGCTGTGGCACGGCTGAACAATCAACTGGTGCAAGCCAGGGTAACGCTGGAAACGAAGCTGGTCAGTACGGACAATATGTTCTGGATGGATAATCAGAAGCTGCTGTTTCCTTTTGTACAATGA
- a CDS encoding galactose ABC transporter substrate-binding protein, with protein MKKTWMTLLLTACMVAAAGCSSGGDSAGGSTGTDTGGQAGAGTETPKIGVAIYKFDDTFMTGVRNAMTAAAEGKATLDIVDSQNAQPTQNEKVDLFVSKKYNAMAVNPVDRTAAGVIIDKAKAASIPVVFLNREPVAEDMNKWDKVYYVGAKAEESGTISGQLIVDYWKAHPEADKNGDGKLQYVMLKGEPGHQDAELRTKYSVQAIQDAGIEVEALAEDTAMWDRVKGQEKMQAFLASHGDKIEAVLANNDDMALGAIEALKAAGYFKDGKTMPVVGVDATAPAIQALQDGTMLGTVLNDAKNQGAATVALASVLAKGETPTKENTGYDITDGKYVWIAYKKITKDNIADAQ; from the coding sequence ATGAAGAAAACGTGGATGACATTATTGCTTACAGCGTGTATGGTTGCAGCGGCGGGGTGCAGCAGTGGCGGAGATAGCGCAGGCGGAAGTACCGGAACAGACACAGGAGGTCAAGCGGGAGCAGGAACGGAAACACCGAAGATTGGTGTGGCGATCTATAAGTTTGATGACACATTCATGACGGGGGTAAGGAATGCGATGACCGCAGCAGCGGAAGGTAAAGCCACACTCGATATCGTGGATAGCCAGAACGCACAGCCGACCCAGAATGAAAAAGTGGATCTGTTTGTATCCAAGAAGTACAACGCAATGGCTGTGAATCCGGTGGACCGGACCGCAGCAGGCGTCATTATTGACAAAGCCAAAGCGGCCAGCATTCCGGTGGTCTTCCTGAACCGTGAGCCGGTTGCCGAGGACATGAACAAGTGGGATAAAGTGTATTACGTTGGAGCCAAGGCGGAAGAGTCTGGTACAATCTCCGGTCAGCTCATTGTGGATTACTGGAAGGCTCACCCTGAGGCAGATAAAAACGGGGACGGCAAACTGCAATACGTCATGCTGAAAGGCGAGCCGGGCCACCAGGATGCTGAGCTGCGGACCAAATATTCCGTACAGGCAATCCAGGATGCCGGTATTGAAGTGGAAGCGCTGGCGGAAGACACTGCGATGTGGGATCGGGTCAAAGGCCAGGAGAAAATGCAGGCGTTCCTTGCCTCCCATGGAGACAAGATTGAAGCGGTATTGGCTAACAATGATGACATGGCACTTGGAGCCATAGAAGCGTTGAAGGCAGCTGGATACTTCAAGGACGGCAAAACGATGCCGGTTGTCGGTGTAGATGCGACTGCTCCAGCCATTCAGGCCCTTCAGGATGGAACGATGCTGGGCACGGTCTTGAACGATGCCAAGAACCAGGGCGCAGCGACGGTTGCCCTCGCTTCCGTACTTGCGAAGGGTGAGACACCGACAAAGGAAAATACGGGATATGATATCACGGATGGCAAATACGTCTGGATTGCCTACAAAAAAATTACGAAAGACAACATTGCCGACGCCCAATAA